The following nucleotide sequence is from Halogeometricum borinquense DSM 11551.
GAGCAGTGCACACTAGGGGACAGTTGCAACTGTCCTTCTCAGAGGTAGAGAGTAGTCGAAATCTCCCGAGATCGGGAGAGAGACATCAGTCGATGTGGCCTTCCGCGCGGAGTTGTTCTGCGTCCTGTTCGCTGTATCGCCATTCGATGTTCGCTTTCTCATCTTGCCAGTCCCACGGTTCGACGAGAACCACGTCGCCCTCGTTGATCCACGTGCGGTACTTCATGCGGCCGGGAATGCGGCCCATACGCTCTTTGCCGTCCTGACAGCGGACTCGAACGTGGTTTCCACCGTTATGTTGTGTCACTACCGCGAACAGTTCGTCGTCGCTGGGCATTCGGAGGTTCCGACGCCCACTTGATTCTTCGCTCATGTGTGTACTACAAGCGTCGCACGTTTAAGCCATTGGTGATGCGTGTTCCCTCAGCGCACAGTCGTTTTCAACGACTCGATGAGTCCCATTACGTCGGCGTGAACGACCGGAACATGTCGCGGTCCATCGATTTTGATTCGATCTCAGTAAGGCCGACGTCAGTAAAGACGGCGTTCCAGTCGCGGTAGTAGAGTGGGACCTCGCCGTCTACGTAGTTGACACTCGGTTCGTCGTCCGCTGTCCCACCCGCATCCGAGTGTTCACCCTCGTTTTCGACAGTAATGAGCAGTGTCTCGGTGATGCGCGCCAGTTCGTCGAACACCCACTCGGCGTCGGGGTGGAGGTGCTGCAGCGTCTCAACCGAGTACACAACGTCGAAGGCATCGTCTTCGAACTTGCGGACAACGGACTCGATCGCGTCGTGGTAGAACGTTCCCGCGTCGGAAAGTTCGGGATACTCCTCGTCCATTACGTCGAACGCTTCGGCGTTTATCTCAACGCCTGAGACGTTCTCGTAGCCGTGGTCGAACAGATGCGCGAGGTGCCGCCCGGAACTACAGCCGAGTTCCAGAATGGCGGCGTCAGGCTCTGCGTGCTGTGAAATTGTCTCTTTGAGTAACTCGCTCGTCTCGTTTGGCCCGTAATAGGCGTAGTACTCCGGCGAGTACGCACCAGAACGCGCCGTCCACCGTCGGTGAACGTCGTTAGAATCCACTGCACGTCCGTTCGCGCGCCCACCGTAAAGGGTCGTCGTCCGGCGCGGCATCCGGCCATTGAAATCGTCTCAGTCTGCGCGGAGGCTTCATCCGACTGTGTTTTGGTACGCGTCACAACGATGCCGTTTGGGAGTTTGCCAATTGGCAGTTGTGTGATTCTATTTATCAATAGCGTTCAGTTCACCGTGACGAAACGAACGAATAACTGGCAATGAAGCAAAAATCTGTGTCATAAATTCAGATACTGTCGGAGAATTGTTTGAAAATCCCTCCGACAATCGTACCAATCTACCCTACCGGTAGGAAAGAATTTTATAGTCTGGTTGACGATAACCTACGCCATGGTAGGTGATAACGAGAATGTACGGCGTCGGCGTTTTCTCAAAGCAACAACAGCGGGCGGTCTCGCGGGGATGACTGCGTTAGCTGGCTGCTCCGGTGGTGATTCGACCCCTGAAGAGACCGATGGTGGCAGCACGGGCGATAGCTCGGATGGTGAAACGTCGGGCGAATCGGGTGGGTCGGGCGAGCGGTTGCCGACCTACACGTACGTCAATAACTCACAGAGTTACAACCCACCGAGACACGATGCGATAAATCTCATCGCACGGCAACTGAACGACATCGGGTTGGACGTCGAGGTGGACGTGCTGGAGTGGGGGACGCTGTACAACAGAGTCTCCGTCGAGTACGACTACAGTTTCTCCACGTGGCACACGTTCTTCACTATCGACCCGGTGTTGGAGTTGAGTTCGACGATGCACTCGTCGAACACTGGCAAGGGTGACGGCAACTACGCTGGCTACGAGAATCCGGACGTAGACGAACTGCTCGATGGGTACATGAGCGAACCCGACGAGGCGAAACGGGTTGACATGGTCCACGAGGCACAGAAGACCCTGATGGACGACGTTCCCCAGATGCCTATCACCCACATGCCAGCAGCGGCCATCTACAACAAAAATCAGGTCGGCAACTGGCAGTCCGAGCTCTCGCTCGGGTTCAACTCCTACTGGACGATGGTTAATCTGGAGATGAAAAACGGCGAGACTCAGCTGAAGGGGTACTGGCCGGAGACGCTCTCAACGATGAACGTCCTCGGACACAACGACGAGAGCAAACACACCTACCAGTTTACGATGATGTACGACACTCTCGTCCGCCTCGACAACGAGGGGAAACTCAACGCTGACGTGAGTCTCGCCACCGACTGGACCCGCGTGGACGAGACGACGATGGAGTACACCATTCGGACTGACCACGCCTGGCACGACGGCGAGGATCTGACCACGGAGGACGTGGCGTTCACGTACAACTACATCGCCGAGAACGAGGTGCCGCTGTACTCCGTACAGACGCAGTATATCGACAGCGCGGAGGCCGTAGACGACAGTACGGTCCGCATCAATATGTCGCAGGCACTCGGCCCGTTCCACACGCTGGTCGGGACACAGATTCCGATCCTCCCGAAGCACAAGTGGGAGCGTCGGTCGAACCCGAGTCAGGCGAACGTCGAAGAACCCGTCGGGAGCGGCCCGCTGATGTTCGACTACTG
It contains:
- the eif1A gene encoding translation initiation factor eIF-1A, which codes for MSEESSGRRNLRMPSDDELFAVVTQHNGGNHVRVRCQDGKERMGRIPGRMKYRTWINEGDVVLVEPWDWQDEKANIEWRYSEQDAEQLRAEGHID
- a CDS encoding class I SAM-dependent methyltransferase: MDSNDVHRRWTARSGAYSPEYYAYYGPNETSELLKETISQHAEPDAAILELGCSSGRHLAHLFDHGYENVSGVEINAEAFDVMDEEYPELSDAGTFYHDAIESVVRKFEDDAFDVVYSVETLQHLHPDAEWVFDELARITETLLITVENEGEHSDAGGTADDEPSVNYVDGEVPLYYRDWNAVFTDVGLTEIESKSMDRDMFRSFTPT
- a CDS encoding ABC transporter substrate-binding protein; the protein is MVGDNENVRRRRFLKATTAGGLAGMTALAGCSGGDSTPEETDGGSTGDSSDGETSGESGGSGERLPTYTYVNNSQSYNPPRHDAINLIARQLNDIGLDVEVDVLEWGTLYNRVSVEYDYSFSTWHTFFTIDPVLELSSTMHSSNTGKGDGNYAGYENPDVDELLDGYMSEPDEAKRVDMVHEAQKTLMDDVPQMPITHMPAAAIYNKNQVGNWQSELSLGFNSYWTMVNLEMKNGETQLKGYWPETLSTMNVLGHNDESKHTYQFTMMYDTLVRLDNEGKLNADVSLATDWTRVDETTMEYTIRTDHAWHDGEDLTTEDVAFTYNYIAENEVPLYSVQTQYIDSAEAVDDSTVRINMSQALGPFHTLVGTQIPILPKHKWERRSNPSQANVEEPVGSGPLMFDYWNKGTEFGLKKFADHFAPVDFEQRYWRIIPEASTVWELLKNGELNYEPFGRIDRSLNENQDHEAIGTKFEPATTFWHFTPNERQTGLDDPVLRKAAVNAIPRTPIVKQILFDFPQKGFDIVSPAFGPLHTEEVTRYEESKEKARSRLKEAGYSWTDDGMLQTPADD